From Streptomyces sp. TLI_235, a single genomic window includes:
- a CDS encoding aldehyde dehydrogenase (NAD+) produces the protein MTVTSYNPADPTDLVATVDTPGAAGTRAAVDRARAAQPGWYAAGAAARAAALGRAADAVENAVDELAALAAREVGKPLAEARGEAARAVAILRYYAQAPYAPTGAVHDTAAGPGLLLTRRRPHGVAGLVTPWNFPLAIPVWKAAPALAVGNTAVLKPAPEATGCALRLAELLDLAEGVLTVVPGGAEEGAALVDTADVVSFTGSTAVGQAVIAATAARGIPAQAELGGLNAALVLPDADIEQAADHLAAAVAGYAGQKCTATGQVIAVGAAYEPLREALAKRLAAAERGPVIGEAALERLTGAVDSARAAGASVLTGGGRTPGPGWGFEPALLADVPAGHPLRTEEYFGPIAVLLPAADLDEAIALANAGRHTLAASVHTRDLDTALAAADRLAAGMIRINAPTTGVDFHLPFGGTGSAGWGGREQGAAALEFYTASRTVTLLPSA, from the coding sequence GTGACCGTCACCTCGTACAACCCCGCCGACCCGACCGACCTCGTGGCCACCGTCGACACCCCCGGCGCCGCCGGCACCCGGGCCGCCGTCGACCGGGCCCGCGCCGCCCAGCCCGGCTGGTACGCCGCCGGGGCCGCCGCCCGCGCCGCCGCCCTCGGCCGGGCCGCCGACGCCGTCGAGAACGCCGTCGATGAACTCGCCGCGCTCGCCGCCCGCGAGGTCGGCAAGCCGCTCGCCGAGGCCCGCGGCGAGGCCGCCAGGGCCGTCGCGATCCTCCGCTACTACGCGCAGGCCCCGTACGCGCCGACCGGCGCCGTCCACGACACCGCCGCCGGCCCGGGCCTGCTGCTCACCCGCCGCCGCCCGCACGGCGTCGCCGGACTCGTCACCCCCTGGAACTTCCCGCTGGCGATCCCCGTCTGGAAGGCCGCCCCGGCCCTCGCCGTCGGCAACACCGCCGTCCTCAAGCCCGCCCCCGAGGCCACCGGCTGCGCGCTGCGCCTCGCCGAACTGCTCGACCTGGCCGAGGGCGTGCTCACCGTCGTGCCCGGCGGCGCCGAGGAGGGCGCCGCCCTCGTCGACACCGCCGACGTGGTCTCCTTCACCGGCTCCACCGCCGTCGGACAGGCCGTCATCGCCGCCACCGCCGCCCGCGGCATCCCCGCCCAGGCCGAACTCGGCGGCCTCAACGCCGCCCTGGTGCTGCCCGACGCCGACATCGAGCAGGCGGCCGACCACCTCGCCGCCGCCGTCGCCGGCTACGCCGGCCAGAAGTGCACCGCCACCGGCCAGGTGATCGCCGTCGGCGCCGCGTACGAACCGCTCCGCGAGGCGCTCGCCAAGCGGCTCGCCGCCGCCGAGCGCGGCCCCGTCATCGGCGAGGCCGCGCTGGAACGGCTCACCGGCGCCGTCGACTCCGCCCGCGCCGCCGGGGCGAGTGTCCTCACCGGCGGCGGCCGCACCCCCGGCCCCGGCTGGGGCTTCGAACCCGCGCTGCTCGCCGACGTCCCGGCCGGCCACCCGCTGCGCACCGAGGAGTACTTCGGGCCGATCGCCGTCCTGCTGCCCGCCGCCGACCTCGACGAGGCGATCGCCCTCGCCAACGCCGGACGGCACACCCTCGCCGCCTCCGTGCACACCCGCGACCTGGACACCGCGCTCGCCGCCGCCGACCGGCTCGCCGCCGGCATGATCCGGATCAACGCCCCCACCACCGGCGTCGACTTCCACCTGCCCTTCGGCGGCACCGGCTCCGCCGGCTGGGGCGGACGCGAACAGGGCGCTGCCGCCCTCGAGTTCTACACCGCGAGCCGCACCGTCACGCTGCTCCCGTCCGCATGA
- a CDS encoding allophanate hydrolase has protein sequence MSAAVGAVERVRRAYARIAAVDRPEVWIDLRPQAQAEAEAALVDARVAGGEHLPLAGTVTAVKGNIDVAGLPTTAGCPAYAYPPDRDAPAVARLRAAGTVVLGTTNLDQFATGLVGTRSPYGAVRNAVDPERISGGSSSGSAVAVALGVVDLALGTDTAGSGRVPAALNGIVGLKPTPGRVPTEGVVPACASLDCVSVFARTVDEAQAALRLLADPAPAPLPARRPGPWRIAAPAAARLGTLADGWAGAYTAAADRLATAGAELRDLDLAPFDRVAAMLYGGAFVAERYTAVGAFGDALAEKGGEGLDPVVAGIIGAARDLPAHRLYADLAQLARLRDVALAELGDADALLLPTTTWHPTLAEVAADPVGSNTRLGRFTNSANLLGLCAIAVPAGTVDGLPFGVMLVGPADTEERLGAIARLLAEPPVRLAVFGAHLTGQPLNGQLTSLGGRFCGEVRTAQAYRLYTLDTVPPKPALVRVDEGGATVVGELWELPAAGLGTLLAALPHPMALGPVDLADGTRVPGFLCEPVALTGAEDITTSGGWRAYIGTA, from the coding sequence GTGAGCGCCGCCGTCGGGGCCGTGGAACGGGTCCGCCGGGCGTACGCGCGGATCGCCGCCGTCGACCGGCCCGAGGTGTGGATCGACCTCCGTCCGCAGGCGCAGGCCGAGGCCGAGGCGGCCCTGGTCGACGCCCGGGTGGCGGGCGGCGAGCACCTGCCGCTGGCCGGCACGGTCACCGCGGTCAAGGGCAACATCGACGTCGCCGGGCTGCCCACCACGGCCGGCTGCCCCGCGTACGCGTACCCGCCCGACCGGGACGCCCCGGCGGTGGCCCGGCTGCGGGCGGCGGGCACGGTCGTCCTGGGCACCACCAACCTCGACCAGTTCGCCACCGGTCTGGTCGGCACCCGCAGCCCCTACGGCGCCGTCCGCAACGCCGTCGACCCGGAGCGGATCTCCGGCGGGTCGAGTTCCGGCTCGGCGGTGGCCGTCGCCCTCGGCGTGGTGGACCTGGCGCTCGGCACCGACACCGCGGGCTCCGGCCGGGTGCCCGCCGCCCTCAACGGCATCGTCGGCCTCAAGCCCACCCCGGGCCGGGTGCCCACCGAGGGCGTCGTCCCCGCCTGCGCGAGCCTGGACTGCGTGTCGGTGTTCGCCCGGACGGTCGACGAGGCGCAGGCGGCGCTGCGGCTGCTCGCCGATCCGGCACCGGCGCCGCTGCCCGCGCGGCGGCCCGGGCCCTGGCGGATCGCCGCCCCGGCCGCCGCCCGGCTGGGCACCCTCGCCGACGGCTGGGCCGGGGCGTACACCGCGGCCGCCGACCGGCTCGCCACGGCCGGCGCCGAGCTGCGCGATCTCGACCTCGCGCCGTTCGACAGGGTCGCGGCGATGCTCTACGGCGGCGCGTTCGTCGCCGAACGGTACACCGCGGTGGGCGCGTTCGGGGACGCCCTCGCCGAGAAGGGCGGCGAGGGGCTCGACCCGGTGGTGGCCGGGATCATCGGCGCGGCCCGCGACCTGCCCGCCCACCGGCTGTACGCCGACCTCGCCCAGCTCGCCCGCCTGCGGGACGTCGCCCTGGCCGAACTCGGCGACGCGGACGCCCTGTTGCTGCCCACCACCACCTGGCACCCGACCCTCGCCGAGGTGGCCGCCGACCCGGTCGGCAGCAACACCCGGCTCGGCCGGTTCACCAACTCGGCCAATCTGCTGGGGCTCTGCGCGATCGCGGTGCCCGCGGGCACGGTCGACGGACTGCCGTTCGGCGTGATGCTGGTCGGCCCGGCCGACACCGAGGAGCGGCTCGGCGCGATCGCCCGCCTGCTCGCCGAACCGCCCGTCCGCCTGGCGGTGTTCGGCGCCCACCTCACCGGCCAGCCCCTGAACGGCCAACTGACGTCTCTGGGAGGCCGGTTCTGCGGAGAGGTGCGGACGGCGCAGGCCTACCGGCTGTACACCCTGGACACCGTCCCGCCCAAGCCCGCCCTCGTCCGGGTCGACGAGGGCGGCGCCACCGTCGTGGGCGAGCTCTGGGAGCTCCCCGCCGCCGGCCTCGGCACCCTGCTGGCCGCCCTCCCCCACCCGATGGCCCTCGGCCCCGTCGACCTCGCCGACGGCACCCGCGTCCCCGGCTTCCTCTGCGAACCCGTGGCCCTGACCGGCGCCGAGGACATCACCACGTCAGGCGGCTGGCGGGCGTACATCGGCACAGCGTAG
- a CDS encoding DNA-binding GntR family transcriptional regulator gives MADLKPRALISVQERLRDQVAHALRAALISGELRPGVVYSAPALAADFGVSATPVREAMLDLAREGLVEAVRNKGFRVTELSERDLDEFTEIRALIEVPTVGRVTRTATREQLEALRPEAEAIVAAARAHDLIAYLEADRRFHLGLLGLAGNARLVETVGDLRKRSRLYGLTRLDQRGELVSSAEEHLELLDLMIAGDAEAAEECMSRHLGHVRSLWAAGLEAPEEEPVRLRAR, from the coding sequence ATGGCGGACCTCAAGCCCCGCGCCCTCATCTCCGTCCAGGAGAGACTGCGCGACCAGGTCGCCCACGCCCTGCGCGCGGCCCTGATCTCCGGCGAGCTGCGCCCCGGCGTCGTCTACTCGGCCCCCGCCCTCGCCGCCGACTTCGGCGTCTCCGCCACCCCCGTGCGCGAGGCCATGCTCGACCTCGCCCGCGAGGGCCTGGTCGAGGCCGTCCGCAACAAGGGCTTCCGGGTCACCGAGCTCAGCGAGCGCGACCTCGACGAGTTCACCGAGATCCGCGCCCTGATCGAGGTCCCGACCGTCGGCCGGGTCACCCGCACCGCCACCCGCGAACAGCTGGAGGCCCTCCGGCCCGAGGCCGAGGCCATCGTCGCCGCCGCCCGTGCCCACGACCTCATCGCCTACCTGGAGGCCGACCGGCGTTTCCACCTCGGGCTGCTCGGCCTCGCCGGCAACGCCCGGCTGGTCGAGACCGTAGGCGACCTCCGCAAGCGGTCCCGGCTGTACGGGCTGACCCGGCTCGACCAGCGCGGCGAACTCGTCTCCTCCGCCGAGGAGCACCTGGAACTCCTCGACCTGATGATCGCCGGCGACGCCGAGGCCGCCGAGGAGTGCATGTCGCGGCACCTCGGACACGTCCGTTCGCTGTGGGCGGCGGGGCTGGAGGCCCCCGAGGAGGAGCCGGTGAGGCTTCGCGCGCGCTGA
- a CDS encoding ornithine cyclodeaminase, with protein sequence MIPHLPLTLGPAAAVRALADALTAGLDPETQPPRTAVPVPAGELLLMPAAAGGFAGVKIAGVAPGNPGRGLPRITGGYLLLDGPTLQPLALLDGAALTALRTPAVTALALDRLAAPDATRLVIFGTGPQAYGHLAALLAVRPLERVTVVGRRPGPAEALAAHARTLGLTAEAGPPDAVTAADLVVCCTTARTPLFDGRLVPAHAAVAAVGSHEPAAREVDTALVRRAALYAEARSAALREAGDLLAAFAETGPAPLANLSELVTAGAVVPQDRPRFFKSVGMAWEDLAVAAAQYELGGKPGAT encoded by the coding sequence GTGATCCCGCACCTGCCGCTCACCCTCGGCCCGGCCGCCGCCGTCCGCGCCCTCGCCGACGCCCTCACCGCCGGACTCGACCCGGAGACCCAGCCGCCGCGCACCGCCGTCCCCGTCCCGGCCGGCGAACTGCTGCTGATGCCGGCGGCGGCCGGCGGTTTCGCCGGAGTGAAGATCGCCGGAGTGGCCCCCGGCAACCCCGGCCGCGGACTGCCCCGGATCACCGGCGGCTACCTGCTGCTGGACGGCCCCACCCTGCAGCCGCTCGCCCTGCTCGACGGCGCCGCCCTCACCGCGCTGCGCACCCCCGCCGTCACCGCCCTCGCCCTGGACCGGCTCGCCGCCCCGGACGCGACCCGCCTGGTGATCTTCGGGACCGGCCCGCAGGCGTACGGGCACCTGGCCGCGCTGCTCGCCGTCCGCCCGCTCGAACGGGTCACGGTGGTCGGCCGCCGCCCCGGCCCCGCCGAGGCCCTCGCCGCACACGCCCGCACGCTCGGCCTCACGGCCGAGGCCGGCCCCCCGGACGCCGTCACCGCAGCCGACCTGGTGGTCTGCTGCACCACCGCCCGCACCCCGCTCTTCGACGGACGGCTCGTCCCGGCGCACGCCGCGGTGGCCGCCGTCGGCTCCCACGAACCCGCTGCCCGGGAGGTCGACACCGCGCTCGTCCGGCGGGCCGCGCTCTACGCGGAGGCGCGGTCGGCGGCCCTACGGGAGGCCGGGGACCTGCTGGCGGCCTTCGCCGAAACCGGCCCGGCACCGCTTGCTAATCTTTCAGAACTGGTGACGGCCGGGGCAGTTGTGCCCCAGGATCGACCACGGTTCTTCAAGAGCGTCGGCATGGCCTGGGAGGATCTCGCGGTCGCCGCCGCCCAGTACGAGCTCGGTGGCAAGCCCGGCGCAACGTGA
- a CDS encoding trans-L-3-hydroxyproline dehydratase: MSDAPGPAVVEAVDYHTAGEPFRIVATGLPDVNGATVAERRAAAIGAGGTATAPRPGPLDELRRLLSREPRGHSGMYGGFVVPPDDAGAHLGVLFWHKDGYSTACGHGTIALAAWAVDTGLVPAPADGTAEVRIDVPSGRVAATVHRSRGRTTGIAFRNVPAFVTARALPVTTRYGPCTVDVAHAGACYASVRAADLGLSVTAARLPGLTAAGQAVRAALDGHPATRHPTDDRLSGVYGVVLHEALPDTADGPAQRNVTVFADGQVDRSPCGSGTSARLALLAADGLLPPGKALRHLSVIDTVFTGRVLGEQDGGLLTEVTGTAHRTGEHRFLLDPDDGLGTGFLL, encoded by the coding sequence ATGAGCGACGCACCCGGGCCCGCCGTGGTCGAGGCCGTCGACTACCACACCGCGGGCGAGCCGTTCCGGATCGTCGCCACCGGACTGCCCGACGTCAACGGCGCCACCGTCGCCGAACGCCGCGCCGCCGCGATCGGGGCCGGTGGCACCGCCACCGCACCCCGCCCCGGCCCGCTCGACGAACTGCGCCGCCTGCTCAGCCGCGAACCGCGCGGCCACAGCGGGATGTACGGCGGCTTCGTGGTGCCGCCCGACGACGCCGGCGCCCACCTCGGCGTGCTCTTCTGGCACAAGGACGGCTACTCCACCGCCTGCGGCCACGGCACCATCGCGCTCGCCGCCTGGGCGGTCGACACCGGCCTCGTCCCCGCGCCGGCCGACGGCACCGCCGAGGTGCGGATCGACGTGCCCTCCGGCCGAGTCGCCGCCACCGTGCACCGTAGCCGCGGACGCACCACCGGCATCGCCTTCCGCAACGTGCCCGCCTTCGTCACCGCCCGCGCCCTGCCCGTGACCACCCGGTACGGGCCCTGCACGGTGGACGTGGCACACGCCGGCGCCTGCTACGCCTCCGTCCGCGCCGCCGACCTCGGGCTGTCCGTCACCGCCGCCCGACTCCCCGGCCTCACCGCCGCCGGACAGGCCGTCCGTGCCGCCCTGGACGGCCACCCCGCCACCCGGCACCCCACCGACGACCGGCTCTCCGGCGTCTACGGCGTCGTCCTCCACGAGGCGCTGCCCGACACCGCCGACGGCCCCGCGCAGCGCAACGTCACCGTCTTCGCCGACGGCCAGGTCGACCGCTCGCCCTGCGGCTCCGGCACCTCCGCCCGGCTCGCGCTGCTGGCCGCCGACGGCCTGCTCCCGCCCGGCAAGGCACTGCGCCACCTGTCGGTGATCGACACCGTGTTCACCGGCCGGGTGCTCGGCGAGCAGGACGGCGGGCTGCTCACCGAGGTCACCGGCACCGCCCACCGCACAGGCGAGCACCGCTTCCTGCTCGACCCCGACGACGGCCTCGGGACGGGTTTCCTGCTGTGA